The DNA sequence AAAGACGGCTTCTGGTTACGGGGACATGCCGTAACCGGGTTGAATCGACAGGCATAAAAAAACCCGCTTTCGCGGGTTTTTTTACAAAGCGACAACAAGCCGGAGATTAAGCCAGTTTGTTGATCTGAGCGGTCAGGTTTGCTTTATGACGCGCTGCTTTGTTTTTGTGGATCAGACCTTTAGCAGCCTGACGGTCCACGATTGGTTGCATTTCGTTAAATGCTTTCAGTGCAGTAGCTTTGTCGCCAGCTTCGATAGCTGCGTATACTTTCTTGATGAAAGTACGCATCATAGAGCGACGGCTAGCGTTGTGCTTG is a window from the Klebsiella oxytoca genome containing:
- the rpsT gene encoding 30S ribosomal protein S20, whose product is MANIKSAKKRAVQSEKARKHNASRRSMMRTFIKKVYAAIEAGDKATALKAFNEMQPIVDRQAAKGLIHKNKAARHKANLTAQINKLA